Proteins encoded together in one Kitasatospora albolonga window:
- a CDS encoding thiazolylpeptide-type bacteriocin, translated as MAPKTELTTLADEILELESETFEISDYSDASEVVLAGSTSCSSTSTCSSTTSTTSCSA; from the coding sequence ATGGCCCCCAAGACCGAGCTGACCACCCTCGCCGACGAGATCCTGGAGCTGGAGTCGGAGACCTTCGAAATCTCGGACTACTCCGACGCGTCCGAGGTCGTGCTGGCCGGTTCGACGTCCTGCTCCTCGACGTCCACCTGCTCCAGCACCACCAGCACCACCTCCTGCAGCGCCTGA